The window AGCCGGTGTCGCGGAGGCACTGCAGGCGGTGCATCGCGAGGGCATCGTGCACCGGGACCTCAAGCCGTCGAACGTGCTGCTCGCCGACGACGGCCCGCGCGTCATCGACTTCGGTGTCGCACGGGCCGCGGACGCCACCTCGGTGACGCAGAGCGGCATGGCCCTCGGCACGGTCGCCTACATGGCACCGGAGCAGGCACTCGGCGGCGAGGCCGCCCCCTCGGCCGATGTGTTCGCGCTGGGGCAGACCGCCGTGTTCGCCTCGACGGGCCGCGGCGCCTTCGGGGACGGGGACGCGCACGCGGTGCTCTACCGGGTGGTGCACGAGCAACCGGACCTCGGCCAAGTGCCCGACGAAATAAGGGAGTTGGTGGCGCGGTGCCTGCGTAAGCCTGCCGCCGAGCGGCCTTCCGTCGAGGAGGTCATCCGCTCCGTTCAGACCATCCAGACGCACCGCGGTGACGAGGCCCGGTACACATCGGGGGCATGGCTGCCGGGCGAACTGGCGGCGGGGATAGCGGCTCGGGCCGAGGGAGCCCATGAGGCCCAAGCCAAGGCGGAGGCCCAGGCCCAGGCGGAGGCGACTCCGAGCGCTCACGCTTCCGGCGGATTCGGAGCCGCGGGTTCCGGCGGATTCGGGCCCGCGGGCTCCGGCGGCGGTTTCGGCCCCGCCGGCTCAGGCGGTTTCGGCCCCGCGGCGGCCTACTCCCCCACCTCGCCGTCCCACGCGGCGCAGTCCCATTCCGTACCGTCCCATTCCGCACAGCCTCACGCCGCTCAGTCTCACGCCGGTCAGTCCCACGCCGCGCTGCCCGGACCGTTCGTGATGGGGAATCCGGCCGCACCGGCTGCGTACACACCGCCTCCATGGCCCCAGCCGCAGGAGTCGGCCGCCGCGCAGACCTCCACGGTCACCACGAACGGCGCGGGCCGCGGGGCCCGGCTCTGGATGCTGTCGGCGGCCGCGGTCGTGCTCGTCGCCGGTGGGGCGGCCGCCGCGCTGCTGTTCGTCCCGGGGGACGACGACAAGGACGACACCGGGGCCTCGGAGGTGGCCGCGTCGCAGTCGGCTCCCAAGGCCGACAAGTCCCCGTCGGCGTCCGGCTCCCCGTCGGGCAAGGCGTCGAAGAAACCCAAGCCCGCCAAGTCCGCGCTGCCGTCCGGTCCTTCGGGGCCCGCGACACCCACACAGGCTCCGAACCCGGCTCCCCCGGCCGCGTCCAGCGAGCCGACGGCACCCAAGGCCCCCGCCCCGGTCACGTACGCCGGAATCCGGATGACCGCGAGCCACGATCTGTATCTGGCGGACACCCCGGTGCGCCCCAAGGCCGACACCGGCAGCTCGGACGAGGATCTGACGTACGCCGTCTACTCCTCGGGCGCGGTCCTCGCACCCGGCACCACCTCCGGCAGCTCCCTCGCGCTGCTCCCGTCCGGGCGGCAGGGCAGCGTGGAGGCGTGCAAGGCCGCGACCGGCTACAAGAGCTACATCTGGATCAAGGACCTCACCGTTGGCCAACAGATGTGCGTCATCAGCGGTACGGGACACGTGGGGCTCGTGACCTACCAGGGTTCGTCCGGGACGACGTACGCCACCCTCGACGTGAAGGTGTGGCGGGACGCGGCCTAGGGGCTGAAGCCCGGCCCCGGCCCGACAGTTGCCGGTCCCTACAACTCCTGGTCCCCGAAGGGGAGCGCGTCCAGGTCCCCGTCGAACTCACCGATGTTCGGGAGCATCGGCTCCAGGGCGTCGGACGGCTCGTCCTTGCGGCTGTCCGGGCCGAGGAGTGCCTGTTCGGTCCAGATGCACTTTCCTGTCGCGGTGTAGCGCGTGCCCCAGCGTCGGGAGAGTGCCGTGATCAGCTGCAGGCCGCGCCCTCCCTCGTCGGTGTCCGTCGCCCGGCGGATGCGGGGCATCGTCAGGCTGCCGTCGAAGACCTCGCAGACCAGCTCGGCGTCGTGCAGAAGGCGCAGGCTGACAGGGCCCTTGGCATGACGTACGACGTTGCCGACCAGTTCGCTGGCGAGGAGTTCCGTGGTGGGTGTCAGGCTGTCGAGGCCCCAGGCGGAGAGCTGCTCACGGACGTGACGGCGGGCCTGGCCCGCCGCCCTGGGGTCCTCGGGGAGCGACCAGGAGGCCATCCTCTCGACGGGCAGGGCGTGCAGCCGGGCGACGAGGAGCGCCGCATCGTCGGCCGCCTGGTGCTCGGCGGGGAGAAGACCGGCCGTCAGGGTGTCACAGAGGCGTTCGAGGCGATCGCGCTCCCCGTCCGGGTCCACGTCCGTGATGTGCGCGGCGCGCAGCAGTCCGGCCAGGTCCGCCATGCCCTCGTCGATCTCGCGCGTGGACGACTCCACCAGGCCGTCGGTGTAGAGCACCAGCAGGCTGCCCTCCGGGACCGCCAACTCGACTGTCTCGAAGGGTGGTTCGGCCGCGCCCAGCGGAGGGTCCGGGGCCAGTTCCGGAAAGTGGACCCTGCCGTCGGGATGGACCAGGGCCGGCGGCGGATGGCCTGCCCGGGTGATGGAGCAGATCTGCGTGGTGGAGTCGTACAGCGCGTACAGGCAGGTGACGTACGACTCCTCGCCCATGCCGCCGACGATGTCGTTGAGATGGCTCATGATCTCGTCGGGCGGCAGTTCCAGGTCGGCGAGGGTGTGGACCGCCGTGCGCAGGCGGCCCATCGTCGCGGCCTCCGGCAGGCCGTGGCCCATCACGTCACCGACCACGAGGGCCACCTGGCCGCCCGAGAGCGGGATGATGTCGTACCAGTCGCCCCCCACGTCCATGCCCTGTCCTGCGGGGAGGTAGCGGGCCGCCGCCGTGCATGCCGACGGGGTGGGCAGGTCCCGAGGGAGCAGGCTGCGCTGGAGTTCGCGGGAACGGGTGTGTTCGGCGTCGTAGAGCCTCGCCCGTTCCAGGGCCTGGGCGACCAGGGCGCTGATCGTGGTCAGCAGGGTGCGTTCGTCGTCGGTGAGGCGGCGCGGGCGGTCGAAGGCCACGACGCAGACGCCGAAGGTGACGCCGGACGCCGTCAACGGCAGGAACGCCCATGCCTGTTTGCCCGCACGCCCGGGCAGATCGGCCTGTCCGGGTGAGCGCGCGGCGAGTTCCTGCGCGGAGGACAGGAAGAGCGGTGTGTCGGACGTGATCGCGTCCCAGCCCGGGTCGCCGGACAGCCGCGGGCGGCGGTCGACGGCGGCGAGGAAGTCGTCGGGGTAGCCGACCGCTCCCACGGTGTGCAGCAACTCGCCCTCGACCGTCTGCACCAGGAGTCCGGCGGCGGCGAACGGCGGCAGCACCCGTGGGGCGAGCGCGTCCACCACGTCCCGTGACGTCGTCGCCTTCGCGAGGGCGGCCGTCAGCTCCGCCATCTGGGCGGCGCGTTCGGACGCGACCCGCTCGGCGGCCTGGCGCTCCTCGTCGTGCCGCCGCCGCTCGGTGACGTCGCTGAAGTAGAGGGTGCGGCCGTCGGGGCCGGGCACCAGCCGCAGGTGGTAGCGGCGGTCGCTCTCCGGCATACGCATGTCGAAGCCGGCGGGCTTGTCCTCGGCCGCGGCCTTGCGAAAGCGGCTCTCCATACCGGGCACCTGCTGTGCGGAGGGCAGGTCCCACAGGACACGCCCGAACAGCTCCTCCTCGGAGAGGCCCAGCGTGCGTTCCGCCTCAAGGTTGGCGAAGGTGATCCGCCACTCGTCGTCGAACGCCAGGAATCCGTCGCTCATGTGGCGCAGCGCGCGGCTGAGGGCGTCGCGGGCGGACCGGGACTCGTTGCTCTCCCAGCCCACGCCGATCATCCGGAGGGGTTCGCCGTGTTCGTCGTACGTCGCCCTGCCGCGGGCCTGGGTCCAGCCGTACGTGCCGTCCAGGCCGCGTACGCGGTACTCCGCCTCGTAGACCGTGTGGTCGCGGATCGCCCGCTGCGCGGCGCCCAGTGTCGGGGCG is drawn from Streptomyces liliifuscus and contains these coding sequences:
- a CDS encoding serine/threonine-protein kinase, with product MLSNGGPGAGGFQPLEDGDPRIVGGYRLVARLGSGGMGRVYLSHTPGGRAVAVKVIRPELAENAEFRKRFQAEVAAASRVHGLYTAPVVDSDTEGSIPWCATAYVPGPSLADAIRDHGPLPVDTVLRLIAGVAEALQAVHREGIVHRDLKPSNVLLADDGPRVIDFGVARAADATSVTQSGMALGTVAYMAPEQALGGEAAPSADVFALGQTAVFASTGRGAFGDGDAHAVLYRVVHEQPDLGQVPDEIRELVARCLRKPAAERPSVEEVIRSVQTIQTHRGDEARYTSGAWLPGELAAGIAARAEGAHEAQAKAEAQAQAEATPSAHASGGFGAAGSGGFGPAGSGGGFGPAGSGGFGPAAAYSPTSPSHAAQSHSVPSHSAQPHAAQSHAGQSHAALPGPFVMGNPAAPAAYTPPPWPQPQESAAAQTSTVTTNGAGRGARLWMLSAAAVVLVAGGAAAALLFVPGDDDKDDTGASEVAASQSAPKADKSPSASGSPSGKASKKPKPAKSALPSGPSGPATPTQAPNPAPPAASSEPTAPKAPAPVTYAGIRMTASHDLYLADTPVRPKADTGSSDEDLTYAVYSSGAVLAPGTTSGSSLALLPSGRQGSVEACKAATGYKSYIWIKDLTVGQQMCVISGTGHVGLVTYQGSSGTTYATLDVKVWRDAA
- a CDS encoding SpoIIE family protein phosphatase, with the translated sequence MNARLALLSTVEPGVAESEIFRLALQHAVGELGALGGMIHLRGPMSALRLVSATGLPPTLTRAWEIIDQEGPLAPARALHQGSGVWAPRELTAHSVAGEAAWPGSGLAAAPLFSGDRSIGALSVVTGEAGEPTAEQWDFLRAVIAWTEERMAQAPPPSGPAQTELGGERLRQALKEVSVGSWDWDIRTGDLIWDEAALELYGTRPADFTGKIENWMRTVHPDDLAPTLGAAQRAIRDHTVYEAEYRVRGLDGTYGWTQARGRATYDEHGEPLRMIGVGWESNESRSARDALSRALRHMSDGFLAFDDEWRITFANLEAERTLGLSEEELFGRVLWDLPSAQQVPGMESRFRKAAAEDKPAGFDMRMPESDRRYHLRLVPGPDGRTLYFSDVTERRRHDEERQAAERVASERAAQMAELTAALAKATTSRDVVDALAPRVLPPFAAAGLLVQTVEGELLHTVGAVGYPDDFLAAVDRRPRLSGDPGWDAITSDTPLFLSSAQELAARSPGQADLPGRAGKQAWAFLPLTASGVTFGVCVVAFDRPRRLTDDERTLLTTISALVAQALERARLYDAEHTRSRELQRSLLPRDLPTPSACTAAARYLPAGQGMDVGGDWYDIIPLSGGQVALVVGDVMGHGLPEAATMGRLRTAVHTLADLELPPDEIMSHLNDIVGGMGEESYVTCLYALYDSTTQICSITRAGHPPPALVHPDGRVHFPELAPDPPLGAAEPPFETVELAVPEGSLLVLYTDGLVESSTREIDEGMADLAGLLRAAHITDVDPDGERDRLERLCDTLTAGLLPAEHQAADDAALLVARLHALPVERMASWSLPEDPRAAGQARRHVREQLSAWGLDSLTPTTELLASELVGNVVRHAKGPVSLRLLHDAELVCEVFDGSLTMPRIRRATDTDEGGRGLQLITALSRRWGTRYTATGKCIWTEQALLGPDSRKDEPSDALEPMLPNIGEFDGDLDALPFGDQEL